The genomic region GCATTTTTAAAATTAACCATACCAATTTTTTTTAGTGCTATGCAAATCAAAAAACTTTATTGTGAACCCTACGCATTAAATGATGCTCCAAATAAAATTTTAAATAAGTTCGGTTTCAACTTTGTTAAGGAATACATAACAACTCCGGGATCGTTGAATTTTGAACAGTCGGTTAAAAGATGGGAACTGAGTGCTGATGATTTTAAGTTTTTAAATAATACCTGAAAGCAGTCAGAAAGGTCTTCCCGGAAAGCGAATAACTATTTCAACCTGCCTGGTCCTTCCTCCCATATATTCATCTTTGATAAAATGAGAAAGGACCCCGTATGCGATTTTCCAGGTCTGTACTGATTCAAGTCCTTGAAGTCGAATTGAGTAATTTCAGGACACCCGCCCCTCACCCCATTCTCGTGAGTATTTAATACTTTTGAACGGAGAAGTACTTAGAGAAGTATTAACTGTCCTAATCCATTAGAAATTAATAGCATGAAGAATTTATTGCTTAGAGGAATTGCTTTTCTAAAGGGAGTAACCCTCTTGTTAAAGCCCCATCTTTATTTGGGGTGGTTGAGGTTCCCTACATTGATGTTTTCGAATGTGTTAAGTCTGAGTAAATGGATTTCTAACCAGAACAAAACAGGTATTTTAAATGATTTTTATTCACCAACCCGAGACTATTCAAAGCGATATAAACTCTACGAATATGTACTCGGGAAGTATAATCTAAAAAATGAAGCGGTGGATTATCTTGAATTCGGTGTCTGCGGTGGTTTTTCATTCAAGTGGTGGCTGGAAAACGCTCAAAATCCGGAAAGTCGCTTTTTTGGTTTTGATACTTTTGAAGGGTTACCGGAAAATTGGGGGACCTTCAAAAAAGGCGACATGTCTGCCGATATTCCTGTTACAGGGGACTCCAGAGCTGAATTCGTGAAAGGCCTGTTTCAGGAAAGTGTCCCTGTTTTCCTTGACAAGTATAATCTGAATAACGGTCGAAGAAAAATTATTCATTTGGATGCAGATTTATTTTCTTCTACTATTTATACATTGACACGTCTTGCCCCGTACCTAAAGAAAGGCGACATTCTGATATTTGATGAATTCAATGTGCCGAATCATGAGTTTTATGCATATAAAATATTTACAGAATCGTACTATGTGAAAACTAAACTCATTGCGGCTGTAAATAATTATTTTCAGGTAGCATTTGAAATGGAGTAGATTATAAAAGGGATGTAAATTTCCTTTTATGGTAAATTAAAAGTACGATTAAAAGGTACTTGTTGTAAAACAGTAGGAGAAGAGGGTAATGTAAATTGAAAACTAAAAAATTAAATAATTTATATTGCTGTTAATATGAGTAAAAGAGAGAGAAACAAAGGCGTTGAAAGTGATGATAGGGTTTCAAGTCAAGTACCATTATTGAATCCGGAGCATAATTTCATTTTAGGATCAGGATATGTTTGGTGGTTTGTAGGCGTCATTTTTGTTGCAGTTTTCTTTTTGATACTTAAAATGTTTACCCTGCATCCGTATGCAAGTGATGAGTTTATTTATATCTGTCAGGGAAAGTTTATAGCAGATGGCCTGATTCCGTATAAGGATTTCCCCATGGCTCATCCTCCATTGCAAGCGATTTTTGCAGCAACGCTTTTTAAGATGTTTGGTTATGATTTTGAAGGATTTCGTTTACTCGGAACGCTATGGTCATTGCTTGCCGGGGTGCTGCTTGCGATACTGGTAAAAAGGGAATATGGAAGAATAGCATCTGTTTTTTCTATGGGATTATTTCTCCTCGCTTATGAACCACTAAGAGCATCCATTCATTTTACCGGTGTGAATATGACGATTGCTTTGTTAATGGGTGCTTTGCTTTTGTTCAGAATGAACAAGTTGCTCCTCTGTGCATTGTTTTGTGTGTTGGCCGTTTATACCAGACTGTATGCCTTGCCCGCCGTCCTGGCGATAACGATCTCCTGCTATTTGAATAACCGTAATGATGCAGTTAAGTTTGTTAGCTACGGAGTAGGTTTGGGACTACTTCTTTTTATTGTCATTGGAATCTGGACCGGATTTGGAAATTTCATGAATGATGTCTTCCTTTTTCAGGCTCAGAAAACTGCGATGGGCGAAGATAAGTTGTCATTTATGCGTGATGCTGTACTCTTTCATAATGCAATTCCATTTTTCTTGTTTATTTTGGGTTCAGTTACCCTGTTTATTTTATTTTTTAAAAAACTCTCGTCTGCCAATTCCAATGCGAAAGGGAAGGGGAAGGCTGTAGCATCAGATAAAAAATATTTTTCGCTGCTTTGGCTTTCTGTAAGTTCCGTTGTCCTTATCCTCGGAATTCTGTTAAATATGAATCGTGTATGGATGTATTATTTTGTGTTGGCATTTCCGTTTGCTGCTATCACAGGAGGATGGATGGTCTCCAACTGGATACTGAATGTTAAATCGATTTTTAATTTTAAAGGCGGAAAAATCTTAACCCCGATTATCAGTCCCTTATGGCTTCGAATATCATTGTTGCTTTTTATTGGATTCTATTTGATCTCCCCCCGGTTTGAGAAAAGATTGGATTACTACAAGACAGCGATGCGCGATCCACTGAAAAGAACAGCTACCTATGAATGGCGGGATGGTTATTTGCCTGGTGTAGTCAATACAATGATTAAAACGCTTTTCTGGAAAGATGTACGTGTTATCGGGGAAAATTATTCATCATTTACTTTCTACCTATGGCATTGCAGCAGGGT from Bacteroidota bacterium harbors:
- a CDS encoding class I SAM-dependent methyltransferase, translating into MKNLLLRGIAFLKGVTLLLKPHLYLGWLRFPTLMFSNVLSLSKWISNQNKTGILNDFYSPTRDYSKRYKLYEYVLGKYNLKNEAVDYLEFGVCGGFSFKWWLENAQNPESRFFGFDTFEGLPENWGTFKKGDMSADIPVTGDSRAEFVKGLFQESVPVFLDKYNLNNGRRKIIHLDADLFSSTIYTLTRLAPYLKKGDILIFDEFNVPNHEFYAYKIFTESYYVKTKLIAAVNNYFQVAFEME